A single region of the Paraburkholderia sp. SOS3 genome encodes:
- a CDS encoding MarR family winged helix-turn-helix transcriptional regulator, producing MNKPLSHDECNCFALRQAARFVTQIYERHLSQVGLTAAQYTIMAKLSRKPQLTMVDLAESMVMERTTLVRALKPLQRDGLIVSEASEHDGRTYLFSLSDAGRHLFEQAAAAWREAQDEFEAKFGKARAKSLRSELFSITA from the coding sequence ATGAACAAGCCACTGTCCCATGACGAATGCAACTGCTTCGCACTGCGCCAGGCCGCGCGCTTTGTGACGCAGATCTATGAACGTCATTTGAGCCAGGTCGGCCTGACGGCGGCGCAGTACACCATCATGGCAAAGCTGTCGCGCAAGCCGCAGCTGACAATGGTGGACCTCGCCGAATCGATGGTCATGGAGCGCACTACGCTGGTTCGCGCGCTGAAGCCGCTGCAACGCGACGGGCTGATCGTCAGCGAGGCTTCCGAGCACGACGGCCGCACCTATCTGTTCAGTTTGTCCGACGCGGGCAGGCATCTGTTCGAGCAGGCGGCTGCCGCGTGGCGCGAAGCGCAGGACGAATTCGAAGCGAAGTTCGGCAAGGCGCGCGCTAAATCGTTACGTAGCGAGCTCTTTAGCATCACCGCCTGA
- a CDS encoding MarR family winged helix-turn-helix transcriptional regulator — protein MHSEDEPLATPLLPDDCFAIRQAARFVSQIYDRHVGKAGLKITQFSILNRIRRRPGITMKELAEWMVMERTTLVRAIQPLQRDGLVRSDASQADRRALQMRLTAAGLEKLEAAVSHWHDAQQEFERHFGTQRAASLRQELFDLTKKPI, from the coding sequence ATGCACTCAGAAGACGAACCGTTAGCCACGCCGTTGCTGCCAGACGATTGCTTTGCGATCCGGCAAGCCGCGCGCTTCGTATCGCAAATCTACGACCGGCACGTCGGCAAGGCCGGTCTGAAGATCACGCAGTTCTCGATCCTGAACCGGATTCGCCGTCGGCCCGGCATCACGATGAAGGAACTGGCCGAGTGGATGGTGATGGAGCGCACGACGCTGGTTCGTGCGATCCAGCCGCTGCAGCGCGACGGCCTCGTGCGCAGCGACGCATCGCAGGCCGATCGCCGGGCGTTACAGATGCGCCTCACGGCGGCTGGCCTCGAGAAGCTCGAAGCCGCGGTGAGCCATTGGCACGACGCGCAGCAGGAGTTTGAAAGGCACTTCGGCACGCAGCGCGCCGCGTCATTGCGGCAGGAACTGTTCGATTTGACGAAAAAGCCAATCTGA
- a CDS encoding LysR family transcriptional regulator: protein MDRLQAMTTFVTVAETGGFSAAARKLDVSPSVVSRIVTELEEHLGARLLTRTTRIVRLTETGASYFEDCRRILGEIDEAEQSASGEHEAPRGAMTITAPVLFGALYVTPIVVEYLARYAEVEMNCWFLDRVVNLVDEGIDVAVRIGELPNSSLQAIRVGTVRRVVCASPEYIERCGTPRTPDDLNAHTIISTNAASNASSEWRFTVERRLQTLRVQPRLTSTTNDAAIAAAVKGFGIVRPLSYQIASHLRAGTLQVLLEQYEPPPLPIHVVHREGRHATQKVRAFLDLAIEQLRSDPALNRTA from the coding sequence ATGGACCGACTGCAGGCAATGACCACGTTCGTCACGGTCGCCGAAACCGGCGGGTTTTCGGCCGCCGCGCGCAAGCTCGACGTATCGCCGTCGGTGGTCAGCCGCATCGTCACCGAACTCGAGGAACATCTCGGCGCGCGGCTGCTTACCCGCACCACGCGCATCGTCCGGCTAACCGAGACCGGCGCCAGCTACTTCGAAGACTGCCGGCGCATTCTCGGCGAAATCGACGAAGCCGAACAATCGGCAAGCGGCGAGCATGAGGCGCCGCGCGGTGCAATGACGATCACCGCGCCTGTGCTGTTCGGCGCCTTGTATGTCACGCCGATCGTCGTCGAGTATCTGGCGCGTTATGCGGAAGTGGAAATGAACTGCTGGTTTCTCGACCGCGTCGTCAATCTCGTCGACGAAGGCATCGACGTCGCCGTGCGCATCGGCGAACTGCCGAACTCGTCTCTGCAGGCAATTCGCGTCGGCACCGTGCGACGCGTGGTCTGCGCGTCGCCGGAATATATCGAGCGCTGCGGCACACCGCGCACGCCCGACGATCTGAACGCGCACACCATCATTTCAACGAACGCCGCATCGAACGCGTCGTCGGAGTGGCGCTTCACGGTCGAGCGCCGCCTCCAGACGCTGCGCGTTCAGCCGCGCTTGACGAGCACGACGAACGATGCGGCCATCGCCGCGGCCGTCAAGGGTTTCGGCATCGTGCGGCCGCTGTCGTATCAGATCGCGAGCCATCTGCGCGCCGGCACGCTGCAAGTGCTGCTCGAGCAATACGAGCCGCCGCCGCTGCCGATTCATGTCGTGCATCGCGAAGGCCGGCACGCCACGCAGAAAGTGCGCGCGTTTCTCGATCTCGCGATCGAACAGTTGCGCTCGGACCCTGCGCTCAATCGAACTGCCTGA
- a CDS encoding HlyD family secretion protein — MSSTPSTIAPPNVAGTAQKTRRIPWMLLAVLSVVVVLTGAGSYWYFVGRFIETTDDAYVGGDVTVMAPRVSGFVTDVLVKDNQFVHANQVLIRIDSRDYDARLAQANAEVQSAQAAVTELEAKRTLQLALINEQAAGVHASSAELTRSAADQYRYRALVKDEAVSDQVVERADADLQKARAAVDRSNASLVAAQRQLTVVDAQIGDAQARVATAKAAQRVAALNVEYTTIRSPVDGYIGNRTARVGMLANVGVSLLTVVPEHGLWIDANFKEDQLRHMQAGDKVDVKLDASSEPITGVVQSLAPATGATFSILPAENATGNFTKIVQRVPVRIWLDVPKNLHHVLRPGLSATVSVHLNEQRAGA; from the coding sequence ATGAGCTCAACTCCATCGACAATCGCGCCCCCGAACGTGGCGGGAACTGCGCAGAAAACACGCCGTATTCCCTGGATGTTGCTTGCGGTGCTTTCCGTCGTCGTTGTGCTGACCGGCGCGGGTTCCTACTGGTACTTCGTCGGCCGCTTCATCGAAACCACCGACGATGCGTATGTCGGCGGCGACGTCACCGTGATGGCGCCGCGCGTGAGCGGCTTCGTGACCGACGTGCTCGTGAAGGACAACCAGTTCGTGCATGCGAATCAGGTACTGATCCGCATCGATTCGCGCGACTACGACGCGCGGCTCGCACAGGCGAACGCCGAAGTGCAGAGCGCGCAAGCCGCCGTGACCGAACTCGAGGCGAAGCGCACGCTGCAGCTCGCGCTGATCAACGAGCAGGCGGCGGGCGTCCACGCATCGAGCGCCGAGCTCACGCGCAGCGCGGCCGACCAGTATCGCTATCGCGCACTCGTGAAGGACGAGGCCGTATCGGATCAGGTGGTCGAGCGCGCCGATGCGGACCTGCAGAAAGCGCGTGCCGCTGTCGATCGCAGCAATGCGTCGCTGGTTGCCGCGCAGCGTCAGCTTACCGTGGTCGATGCGCAGATCGGCGACGCGCAGGCGCGCGTCGCGACGGCAAAAGCCGCGCAGCGCGTCGCGGCACTGAATGTCGAATACACGACGATCCGCTCGCCTGTAGACGGCTACATCGGCAACCGCACGGCGCGCGTGGGCATGCTCGCGAATGTCGGCGTCTCGCTGTTGACCGTGGTGCCCGAGCATGGCCTGTGGATCGATGCGAACTTCAAGGAAGACCAGCTCAGGCACATGCAGGCGGGCGACAAGGTCGACGTGAAGCTCGACGCATCGAGCGAACCGATTACCGGCGTCGTGCAAAGCCTCGCCCCGGCCACCGGCGCGACCTTCAGCATCCTGCCCGCGGAAAACGCAACCGGCAACTTCACGAAGATCGTGCAGCGGGTGCCGGTGCGTATCTGGCTCGACGTGCCGAAGAACCTGCATCACGTACTGCGGCCGGGCCTGTCGGCGACGGTGAGCGTGCATCTGAACGAACAGCGCGCAGGCGCATGA
- the phaP gene encoding phasin family protein (Members of this family are phasins (small proteins associated with inclusions such as PHA granules). Note that several different families of phasins have been named PhaP despite very little sequence similarity to each other.), producing MESKDAANPFAEFNKMLEQFRLPGFDVPAVMEARRKDIEALVAANQMALQGMQSIAQQQADMLRSTLAELQALAAKHAATGGMPSAQTAELVQQTLHKALADMQQLAQAAYRSQADSYAVIAKRVEENVQELKTLLQKQ from the coding sequence ATGGAATCCAAAGACGCAGCCAATCCGTTTGCCGAATTCAACAAAATGCTGGAACAGTTCAGGTTGCCCGGCTTCGATGTTCCTGCTGTGATGGAAGCTCGGCGCAAGGATATCGAGGCGCTGGTCGCCGCGAACCAGATGGCGCTGCAAGGCATGCAGTCGATCGCACAGCAGCAGGCCGACATGCTGCGCTCGACGCTCGCCGAACTGCAAGCGCTTGCGGCGAAGCACGCGGCCACCGGCGGCATGCCGTCCGCGCAAACGGCCGAACTCGTTCAGCAGACGCTGCATAAGGCGCTTGCCGACATGCAGCAGCTTGCGCAAGCCGCTTACCGGTCGCAGGCCGATTCGTATGCGGTGATCGCGAAGCGGGTCGAAGAAAACGTGCAGGAACTAAAGACTCTGCTGCAAAAGCAGTAA
- a CDS encoding cytochrome P450, producing the protein MSTTASGNTNRTDGTRLRQLTDLPSPKGLPIIGNLHQVSLRTFHLNLERWGRELGTPYTFRMPGQQIVVLGDTDHVQGISRERPHRYRRFKPVETVLAEFGANGLFSAEGAAWEPQRRLVMQALSIPHIRAVYPTLADITGRLYTRWMRAAQEQRTVDMVEEMKRYSVDVTSALAFGEDPRTLERDTNVIQEHLKLIMPALMSRTSAPFPYWHYVKLPRDRRLDRALIEIHRYVRRMMERARERMRDDPSEMPRNLLEAMLAMRDMPDSGITDDQVSANVLTMLLAGEDTTANSLAWSTMFIATDEPLQARLAKDARAVLGSAPVCTDYAKLKELDVFEAVCTETGRFKPVAALSSFEPLEDVTMGDVLVPAGTFMFFLNRPAMHNPANFVNPERFDPDRWLQARDPARGAHEQRAYLQFGAGPRVCPGRHLAGVEMRAALSMLAANFEAKLAVDASEIEEINDFIMKPSKMPMNLTIRPRAE; encoded by the coding sequence ATGAGCACGACCGCAAGCGGCAATACGAACCGAACCGACGGCACGCGGCTGCGGCAGCTGACTGACCTGCCATCGCCGAAAGGCTTGCCGATCATCGGCAACCTGCATCAGGTTTCGCTACGAACATTTCACCTGAATCTCGAACGCTGGGGCCGCGAACTGGGCACGCCCTACACGTTCCGCATGCCCGGGCAGCAGATTGTCGTGCTTGGGGATACCGACCACGTCCAAGGCATCTCGCGCGAGCGTCCGCATCGCTATCGCCGTTTCAAGCCCGTTGAAACGGTGCTCGCGGAATTCGGCGCGAACGGCCTTTTTTCTGCGGAAGGCGCGGCATGGGAGCCGCAGCGCCGGCTCGTCATGCAAGCACTGTCCATCCCGCATATTCGCGCGGTTTATCCGACGCTCGCCGACATCACGGGCCGGCTGTACACGCGCTGGATGCGCGCGGCGCAAGAGCAGCGCACCGTCGATATGGTCGAGGAAATGAAGCGCTATTCCGTCGACGTCACGAGTGCGCTCGCCTTCGGCGAAGATCCCCGCACGCTCGAGCGCGATACCAATGTCATTCAGGAGCATCTGAAGCTGATCATGCCGGCGCTGATGTCGCGCACGAGCGCGCCGTTTCCCTACTGGCATTACGTGAAACTGCCGCGCGACAGGCGCCTCGATCGCGCGCTGATCGAAATTCACCGTTATGTGCGCCGGATGATGGAGCGTGCGCGCGAACGCATGCGCGACGATCCGTCGGAGATGCCACGCAATCTGCTCGAAGCGATGCTCGCGATGCGCGATATGCCCGACTCCGGCATCACCGACGACCAGGTCTCCGCGAACGTACTGACCATGTTGCTTGCTGGCGAGGACACGACCGCGAATTCGCTCGCGTGGTCGACGATGTTCATCGCGACCGACGAGCCCTTGCAGGCGCGCCTCGCGAAAGATGCGCGCGCAGTGCTCGGCAGTGCGCCCGTCTGCACCGACTATGCGAAGCTCAAAGAGCTCGACGTGTTCGAAGCGGTCTGCACCGAAACCGGCCGCTTCAAGCCGGTCGCCGCGCTCAGTTCGTTCGAGCCGCTCGAAGACGTGACGATGGGCGATGTGCTCGTGCCTGCCGGCACCTTCATGTTCTTCCTGAATCGCCCGGCCATGCACAATCCGGCGAACTTCGTGAACCCCGAGCGCTTCGATCCTGACCGCTGGCTGCAGGCCCGCGACCCCGCACGCGGGGCGCACGAACAGCGTGCGTATCTGCAATTCGGCGCAGGACCGCGCGTGTGCCCGGGGCGGCACCTGGCAGGCGTCGAAATGCGCGCCGCGCTGTCGATGCTCGCCGCGAACTTCGAGGCGAAACTCGCCGTCGACGCGTCGGAAATCGAGGAGATCAACGACTTCATCATGAAGCCGAGCAAGATGCCGATGAACCTGACCATCCGTCCGCGAGCGGAATAA